From Microlunatus capsulatus, a single genomic window includes:
- a CDS encoding hemolysin family protein: MNPVLVNIALILLFIVVGGIFSGAEMALVSLRDSQVRQIAHQGKRGQTVARLTGDPNRFLSAVQIGVTLSGFLSAAFGAATLADDFSPVLQRLGLAQGPADTVALVLITIAISYASIVLGELAAKRLALQRAESAALLLAPLVDRIAWFARPVIWFLGVSTNVVVRILGGDPKASREEVTDEEIRSMVSGSTTLGAEERRIVDDVFDAGERGLREVMLPRTEVDFLPGDLPVHKAVRELSKAPHSRYPVTGESADDILGFVHVRDLLDPDVSTRSIPVSDLARPVLSMPDTVRVLRALSEMRRSSSHLAIVLDEYGGTAGIVTMEDLVEELIGDITDEYDVVEEPRVGLRGDLEVDGLITLDEFGERTGFVLPEGPYDTVAGYFMAQLGQLPEVGDSIQSDVLPVEADDAEPTPLELRVSELDGRRAARLVVHRVDGGELLPRVE, translated from the coding sequence ATGAACCCCGTCCTCGTCAACATCGCCCTGATCCTGCTGTTCATCGTCGTCGGCGGCATCTTCTCCGGAGCCGAGATGGCGCTGGTCTCGCTGCGCGACAGCCAGGTCCGCCAGATCGCCCACCAGGGCAAGCGCGGCCAGACCGTCGCCCGGCTGACGGGCGACCCCAACCGCTTCCTCAGCGCCGTGCAGATCGGCGTCACCCTGTCCGGCTTCCTGTCGGCCGCCTTCGGCGCCGCCACGCTGGCCGACGACTTCTCCCCGGTGCTGCAGCGCCTGGGCCTGGCGCAGGGGCCTGCGGACACCGTCGCGCTGGTGCTCATCACCATCGCCATCTCCTACGCCTCGATCGTGCTGGGCGAGCTGGCGGCCAAGCGGCTGGCCCTGCAGCGGGCCGAGAGCGCCGCGCTGCTGCTGGCCCCCCTGGTCGACCGGATCGCCTGGTTCGCCCGGCCGGTCATCTGGTTCCTCGGCGTCTCGACCAACGTCGTCGTCCGGATCCTCGGCGGTGACCCGAAGGCCAGCCGCGAGGAGGTCACCGACGAGGAGATCCGCTCGATGGTCAGCGGCTCGACCACGCTCGGCGCCGAGGAGCGGCGGATCGTGGACGACGTCTTCGACGCCGGCGAGCGCGGCCTGCGCGAGGTGATGCTGCCGCGCACCGAGGTCGACTTCCTGCCCGGCGACCTGCCGGTGCACAAGGCGGTCCGCGAGCTGAGCAAGGCGCCGCACTCGCGCTACCCGGTGACGGGGGAGTCGGCCGACGACATCCTCGGCTTCGTGCACGTCCGCGACCTGCTGGACCCCGACGTCAGCACCCGGAGCATCCCCGTCTCCGACCTCGCCCGCCCCGTGCTCTCGATGCCGGACACCGTGCGGGTGCTGCGCGCGCTCAGCGAGATGCGCCGCTCGTCCTCGCACCTGGCCATCGTGCTCGACGAGTACGGCGGCACCGCCGGCATCGTCACCATGGAGGACCTCGTCGAGGAGCTCATCGGCGACATCACCGACGAGTACGACGTCGTGGAGGAGCCGCGCGTCGGCCTCCGCGGCGACCTCGAGGTGGACGGCCTCATCACCCTCGACGAGTTCGGCGAGCGCACCGGGTTCGTGCTGCCGGAGGGCCCCTACGACACCGTCGCCGGCTACTTCATGGCCCAGCTGGGCCAGCTGCCCGAGGTGGGGGACAGCATCCAGTCCGACGTCCTGCCCGTCGAGGCCGACGACGCCGAGCCCACCCCGCTGGAGCTCCGGGTCAGCGAGCTGGACGGCCGCCGCGCCGCCCGGCTGGTGGTGCACCGCGTCGACGGCGGCGAGCTGCTGCCGCGCGTCGAGTAG
- the trpS gene encoding tryptophan--tRNA ligase, with product MSTSDRSGRPRVLSLAQPTADSLHLGNFLGALRQWVPLQDSHDAFYGVADLHALTVEVEPAVLAERSLRSAAQMLAAGIDPSRSTVFLQSAVPEHTQLMWVLSAMTGFGQAQRMTQFKDKSARFGAEATNVGLFTYPVLMAADILLYQADRVPVGEDQRQHLELTRDLAGRFNSRYGRTFVVPEPHILPSVGKIQDLADPTAKMSKSSSSPSGIVELLDEPRVNVKKIKSAVTDSGREVTYDEVAKPGVANLLTIQSALTGTPVPELVEGYAGRGYGDLKKAVAEAVTAFAAPYRERTLELMGERTELQALLRDGAEQARAVASRTLADVYAKVGLVR from the coding sequence ATGTCCACCTCCGACCGCAGCGGCCGGCCCCGCGTCCTCTCCCTCGCCCAGCCGACCGCGGACTCCCTCCACCTCGGCAACTTCCTCGGGGCGCTGCGGCAGTGGGTGCCGCTGCAGGACTCCCACGACGCGTTCTACGGCGTCGCCGACCTGCACGCGCTGACCGTCGAGGTCGAGCCCGCGGTGCTGGCCGAGCGCTCGCTGCGCAGCGCCGCCCAGATGCTGGCCGCCGGCATCGACCCCTCCCGCTCGACGGTGTTCCTGCAGTCCGCGGTGCCCGAGCACACCCAGCTGATGTGGGTGCTGTCGGCCATGACCGGCTTCGGCCAGGCCCAGCGGATGACGCAGTTCAAGGACAAGTCGGCCCGCTTCGGCGCCGAGGCCACCAACGTCGGGCTGTTCACCTACCCCGTGCTGATGGCGGCCGACATCCTGCTGTACCAGGCCGACCGGGTGCCGGTGGGGGAGGACCAGCGTCAGCACCTCGAGCTGACGCGCGACCTCGCCGGCCGGTTCAACTCGCGCTACGGGCGGACCTTCGTCGTCCCCGAGCCGCACATCCTGCCCTCGGTCGGCAAGATCCAGGACCTCGCCGACCCGACGGCGAAGATGAGCAAGAGCTCGTCCTCGCCCAGCGGCATCGTCGAGCTGCTCGACGAGCCGCGGGTCAACGTCAAGAAGATCAAGTCCGCCGTCACCGACTCGGGCCGCGAGGTGACCTACGACGAGGTGGCCAAGCCCGGCGTCGCCAACCTGCTGACCATCCAGTCGGCGCTGACCGGGACGCCGGTCCCCGAGCTCGTCGAGGGCTACGCGGGCCGCGGCTACGGCGACCTCAAGAAGGCCGTCGCCGAGGCCGTCACCGCCTTCGCCGCCCCCTACCGCGAGCGCACCCTCGAGCTGATGGGGGAGCGGACCGAGCTGCAGGCCCTGCTCCGGGACGGCGCCGAGCAGGCCCGCGCGGTCGCGAGCCGCACCCTCGCCGACGTCTACGCCAAGGTCGGCCTGGTCCGCTGA
- a CDS encoding GNAT family N-acetyltransferase: MPDAPLLARAHPDEVPVLVDPAVGVTLRPLVAADLPRVVEQCRDPESIRWTTVPTPPGGYGLADARSFLEDVVVAGWRSGENLCWAVEGRDRPGVFCGSIDLRLQGDGVGEVGFGLHPDARGRHLMSGALRLVRDFAFDVARLQAVRWRAAVGNWGSRRVAAAAGWPCEGVVRASLVHRGELLDGWVGTLLATDPRTARFWADPPVLSGPRIRLRPFAEAEADRIAEACRDARTQHWLVSLPRTYTREHALGYVESTREAAAEGTGLVWCVADAGDDRCLGAISLEGFGGYSQRAEIGYWAHPDARGRGVLTEATRRVTGHAEETGLVDSLLVRAAAGNTASRRVATEAGYREVGVLPRCEPLGDGTRDDLVLYARP; the protein is encoded by the coding sequence ATGCCCGACGCCCCCCTGCTGGCCCGCGCCCACCCCGACGAGGTGCCCGTCCTGGTCGACCCGGCCGTCGGGGTGACCCTGCGGCCCCTCGTCGCCGCCGACCTACCCCGGGTCGTCGAGCAGTGCCGCGACCCCGAGAGCATCCGCTGGACGACGGTGCCGACCCCGCCCGGCGGCTACGGCCTGGCCGACGCGCGCTCCTTCCTGGAGGACGTCGTCGTCGCGGGCTGGCGGAGCGGGGAGAACCTCTGCTGGGCGGTCGAGGGCCGGGACCGGCCGGGGGTGTTCTGCGGCAGCATCGACCTGCGGCTGCAGGGCGACGGCGTCGGCGAGGTCGGCTTCGGCCTGCACCCCGACGCCCGCGGCCGGCACCTGATGAGCGGCGCGCTGCGGCTGGTCCGCGACTTCGCCTTCGACGTGGCCCGGCTGCAGGCCGTCCGCTGGCGCGCCGCCGTCGGCAACTGGGGGTCCCGACGGGTGGCCGCGGCCGCCGGCTGGCCCTGCGAGGGCGTCGTCCGCGCCTCGCTCGTGCACCGCGGCGAGCTGCTGGACGGCTGGGTCGGCACCCTGCTGGCGACCGACCCGCGGACCGCCCGGTTCTGGGCCGACCCGCCCGTGCTCTCCGGCCCCCGGATCCGCCTGCGACCCTTCGCCGAGGCCGAGGCCGACCGGATCGCCGAGGCCTGCCGGGACGCCCGCACGCAGCACTGGCTGGTCTCGCTGCCGCGGACCTACACCCGCGAGCACGCCCTCGGCTACGTCGAGTCCACCCGCGAGGCCGCGGCCGAGGGCACCGGCCTGGTCTGGTGCGTGGCCGACGCGGGCGACGACCGCTGCCTCGGCGCGATCAGCCTGGAGGGCTTCGGCGGCTACAGCCAGCGCGCCGAGATCGGCTACTGGGCGCATCCCGACGCCCGCGGCCGCGGGGTGCTCACCGAGGCCACCCGCCGGGTCACCGGGCACGCCGAGGAGACGGGTCTGGTCGACTCCCTGCTCGTCCGAGCCGCCGCGGGCAACACCGCGTCGCGCCGGGTGGCGACGGAGGCCGGCTACCGCGAGGTCGGCGTCCTGCCCCGCTGCGAGCCGCTCGGCGACGGGACGCGCGACGACCTGGTCCTCTACGCGCGGCCCTGA
- a CDS encoding TetR/AcrR family transcriptional regulator translates to MGLREQKAQRTRTAIADAALDLFERQGYDATPMEQIAEAAQVSPSTLYRYFPTKDATLLDHPGMDLASLSAELGRRPADEPLAEALGAAVRAALEQADAHADQLLRLRRQLDVTPVARARLWDLWHAQRTRLEDAIAARAGVPAGTLWVQLSAHTCLLVVQMALDRVRATPTPGSAVAHAAEVMAGLAGPDVVLPRLPPTADDPLPGAPAG, encoded by the coding sequence GTGGGGCTGAGGGAGCAGAAGGCGCAGCGGACGCGGACGGCGATCGCCGACGCGGCCCTCGACCTGTTCGAGCGCCAGGGCTACGACGCGACGCCGATGGAGCAGATCGCCGAGGCGGCGCAGGTGAGCCCCTCGACGTTGTACCGCTACTTCCCGACCAAGGACGCCACCCTGCTGGACCACCCGGGCATGGACCTGGCCTCGCTCAGCGCCGAGCTGGGCCGGCGGCCCGCCGACGAGCCGCTCGCCGAGGCCCTGGGCGCGGCGGTCCGGGCCGCCCTGGAGCAGGCCGACGCGCACGCCGACCAGCTGCTCCGGCTGCGCCGCCAGCTCGACGTCACCCCGGTGGCCCGGGCGCGGCTCTGGGACCTCTGGCACGCGCAGCGCACCCGGCTGGAGGACGCCATCGCCGCCCGGGCGGGGGTGCCGGCCGGGACGCTGTGGGTGCAGCTGAGCGCGCACACCTGCCTGCTCGTGGTGCAGATGGCCCTGGACCGGGTCCGGGCGACGCCGACGCCGGGCTCGGCCGTCGCCCACGCCGCCGAGGTGATGGCCGGGCTGGCGGGCCCCGACGTGGTGCTGCCCCGGCTGCCCCCGACCGCCGACGACCCGCTCCCCGGTGCGCCGGCCGGCTGA
- a CDS encoding SMP-30/gluconolactonase/LRE family protein, whose product MTRATRFSDVVAGHGEGPVWWPGEGLRITDAYQGEVVSLAADGTVARRTRVGSFVGAFRPRTGGGLVAAALRSFVLVDHDGTTHDLGELWSDEGRRMNDGATAPDGAFLCGSMQTGDPSGGAALYRLGVDGDVSTVLTGVSVSNGLAWSPDGRRVYYNDTPTSHVDVFDVAEDGSWHDRRTLADLGEDSPDGMTVDRDGRLWVAVWGGGQVRCLDPVSGAVLDVVEVDGPTQTSACTFGGDDLDQLFITTSDEGGSGGPHAGSVYVADVGARGLLPVPYPA is encoded by the coding sequence ATGACGCGCGCCACCCGTTTCTCCGACGTCGTCGCCGGCCACGGGGAGGGCCCGGTCTGGTGGCCCGGCGAGGGCCTCCGGATCACCGACGCCTACCAGGGCGAGGTCGTCAGCCTCGCCGCGGACGGCACGGTGGCCCGCCGGACCCGGGTCGGCTCCTTCGTCGGGGCCTTCCGCCCGCGGACCGGCGGCGGCCTCGTCGCGGCGGCGCTGCGCTCCTTCGTCCTCGTCGACCACGACGGCACCACCCACGACCTCGGCGAGCTGTGGTCCGACGAGGGGCGGCGGATGAACGACGGCGCCACGGCCCCCGACGGCGCCTTCCTCTGCGGCTCGATGCAGACCGGTGACCCGAGCGGCGGGGCCGCGCTCTACCGGCTGGGCGTCGACGGCGACGTCTCGACGGTGCTGACCGGCGTCTCGGTCTCCAACGGCCTGGCCTGGTCGCCCGACGGGCGGCGCGTGTACTACAACGACACCCCCACCTCCCACGTCGACGTCTTCGACGTGGCCGAGGACGGCTCCTGGCACGACCGCCGTACCCTCGCCGACCTGGGCGAGGACTCCCCCGACGGGATGACGGTCGACCGCGACGGCCGCCTCTGGGTGGCCGTCTGGGGCGGCGGCCAGGTCCGCTGCCTCGACCCCGTCTCGGGCGCGGTGCTCGACGTCGTCGAGGTCGACGGCCCCACCCAGACCAGCGCCTGCACCTTCGGCGGCGACGACCTCGACCAGCTCTTCATCACCACCTCCGACGAGGGCGGCTCCGGCGGCCCCCACGCCGGCTCGGTCTACGTCGCCGACGTCGGCGCCCGCGGCCTCCTCCCGGTCCCCTACCCGGCCTGA
- a CDS encoding CHAT domain-containing protein has translation MLVQATAAHRRAQAQCDRGRFDLAHRGLLRALDLLDAAPPDAEARAVRVRVLMTLAVVEDETRGDGGPRLADARRLAEDLDDAALGFAVHNAAATRALRRGEHDAALVEFGVAEGLEASASRRDASILHLNRGNLALQRLDLGAARHDLERAVRLAEGSADDSLGSVAFMAAHNLGYLEHLRGNLPRALQLMDDAAALSAGTSLAISGLDRARVLIEAGLTDAADAVLAQAEQEFRRGRLTHERAETELARAECALLGERLGDARALAASARTRFARRGNDRWRRVAELTLLTADQAAGRPPARLLAPARRLAAEFAAQDLELSARTAALVGCAALTALGRPDQARAWFAELDPISRTDPIGLKLQQRVVAAEISLAGQQEAAARSQVRSGLTELGRHQAQFGSLDLQTAGAVHGRRLVALDLRLALAGRRPAGLFNAVERGRAVSRRLTAVTPPADASEPALAELRQVTEALRALGDDPAERSTVLALRQRSAALYSQLNALSWRAVGAGEVVHAAPMATVAEQVAAQGKVLVSYVQVEGRWSAVVLGRGRPRVVDLPGDARTVELSRRAQADLDVLALGRVPAEVRRAVERSLARSLAALDAQLVRPLRLGDQALVVVPTGPTSTLPWTCLPSLRGRPVEVSPTATSWLAGTRGAAGTEPLRVAALAGPGLASAVDEVSEVATTWRPTAEATAATGGGATRSRLTTSLATATVVHVAAHGSHQRQSPLFSSLQLADGALFAYEVGAVAPHVVLSACELGQATTRPGDEALGWTRVLLALGSRCVVAGVSQVADDRAREVMVDYHRRLAGGDDAATALAGATEHGSVVPFVCFGSSWRAVPPRVRPAEPVGLALASR, from the coding sequence GTGCTGGTCCAGGCGACCGCGGCCCACCGCCGCGCCCAGGCGCAGTGCGACCGGGGACGCTTCGACCTGGCGCACCGCGGGCTGCTGCGGGCCCTGGACCTGCTGGACGCGGCTCCGCCGGACGCGGAAGCCCGGGCCGTCCGCGTCCGGGTGCTGATGACGCTGGCCGTGGTCGAGGACGAGACGCGCGGGGACGGCGGCCCGCGGCTGGCCGACGCCCGCCGGCTGGCCGAGGACCTCGACGACGCTGCGCTCGGCTTCGCCGTCCACAACGCCGCCGCCACCCGGGCCCTGCGCCGCGGCGAGCACGACGCGGCCCTCGTGGAGTTCGGCGTCGCCGAGGGGCTGGAGGCCTCCGCGTCCCGGCGCGACGCGAGCATCCTGCACCTCAACCGCGGCAACCTGGCCCTGCAGAGGCTCGACCTCGGCGCCGCCCGGCACGACCTGGAGCGCGCCGTCCGGCTCGCCGAGGGCTCGGCGGACGACAGCCTGGGCAGCGTCGCCTTCATGGCCGCGCACAACCTCGGCTACCTCGAGCACCTGCGCGGGAACCTGCCGCGGGCGCTGCAGCTGATGGACGACGCGGCCGCGCTGTCGGCGGGCACGTCGCTGGCCATCTCCGGGCTGGACCGGGCGCGGGTGCTCATCGAGGCCGGGCTCACCGACGCCGCCGACGCGGTGCTGGCGCAGGCCGAGCAGGAGTTCCGCCGCGGCCGGCTGACGCACGAGCGGGCCGAGACCGAGCTGGCCCGGGCCGAGTGCGCGCTGCTCGGCGAGCGGCTCGGCGACGCCCGCGCGCTGGCCGCCTCGGCCCGGACGCGCTTCGCCCGGCGCGGCAACGACCGCTGGCGCCGGGTCGCCGAGCTGACCCTGCTGACCGCCGACCAGGCGGCCGGCCGCCCGCCCGCCCGGCTGCTCGCCCCCGCCCGCCGGCTGGCGGCGGAGTTCGCGGCGCAGGACCTCGAGCTGTCCGCCCGGACGGCGGCGCTGGTCGGCTGCGCGGCGCTGACGGCGCTGGGCCGCCCCGACCAGGCCCGCGCCTGGTTCGCCGAGCTGGACCCCATCAGCCGCACCGACCCCATCGGGCTCAAGCTCCAGCAGCGGGTGGTGGCGGCCGAGATCTCCCTCGCCGGGCAGCAGGAGGCGGCCGCCCGCAGCCAGGTCCGGTCCGGCCTGACCGAGCTCGGCCGGCACCAGGCCCAGTTCGGCAGCCTCGACCTGCAGACCGCGGGCGCGGTGCACGGCCGGCGGCTCGTCGCCCTCGACCTGCGGCTCGCCCTGGCGGGGCGCCGGCCCGCCGGGCTGTTCAACGCCGTCGAGCGCGGGCGCGCGGTCTCCCGCCGGCTGACGGCGGTGACCCCGCCCGCCGACGCGTCCGAGCCGGCGCTGGCCGAGCTGCGGCAGGTCACCGAGGCCCTCCGGGCCCTCGGCGACGACCCGGCCGAGCGCAGCACCGTGCTGGCCCTGCGGCAGCGCAGCGCCGCCCTGTACAGCCAGCTCAACGCCCTCTCCTGGCGCGCCGTCGGGGCCGGTGAGGTGGTGCACGCCGCGCCGATGGCCACCGTCGCCGAGCAGGTGGCGGCGCAGGGGAAGGTGCTGGTCAGCTACGTCCAGGTCGAGGGCCGCTGGTCGGCCGTGGTGCTGGGCCGGGGCCGGCCGCGCGTCGTCGACCTGCCCGGCGACGCCCGCACCGTCGAGCTCTCACGCCGCGCGCAGGCCGACCTCGACGTGCTCGCGCTGGGCCGGGTGCCCGCAGAGGTGCGTCGGGCGGTGGAGCGGTCCCTGGCCCGCTCGCTCGCGGCCCTCGACGCGCAGCTGGTCCGGCCGCTACGGCTCGGGGACCAGGCGCTCGTCGTCGTGCCCACCGGGCCGACGTCGACGCTGCCGTGGACCTGCCTGCCCAGCCTGCGCGGCCGTCCCGTCGAGGTGTCCCCCACGGCGACGTCCTGGCTCGCGGGCACCCGCGGCGCTGCCGGCACGGAGCCGCTGCGGGTGGCCGCGCTGGCCGGGCCGGGGCTGGCCAGCGCCGTCGACGAGGTGTCGGAGGTGGCCACCACCTGGCGCCCGACGGCGGAGGCGACCGCCGCGACCGGCGGCGGCGCGACCCGCTCCCGGCTGACGACGAGCCTGGCCACGGCCACCGTCGTGCACGTCGCCGCGCACGGGTCCCACCAGCGGCAGAGCCCGCTGTTCTCCTCGCTCCAGCTGGCCGACGGGGCCCTGTTCGCCTACGAGGTGGGCGCCGTGGCCCCGCACGTCGTGCTCTCGGCCTGCGAGCTGGGCCAGGCCACCACCCGGCCCGGCGACGAGGCGCTGGGCTGGACGCGGGTGCTGCTGGCGCTGGGCTCGCGCTGCGTCGTCGCCGGGGTCAGCCAGGTGGCCGACGACCGCGCCCGCGAGGTGATGGTCGACTACCACCGCCGGCTGGCCGGGGGCGACGACGCGGCCACCGCGCTCGCCGGGGCCACCGAGCACGGGTCGGTCGTGCCGTTCGTCTGCTTCGGCTCGTCCTGGCGGGCGGTGCCCCCGCGGGTGCGCCCGGCCGAGCCCGTCGGGCTCGCCCTCGCGTCGCGCTGA
- a CDS encoding glycoside hydrolase family 2 protein, with protein sequence MPRTADVRPPRSSTPVEGFALLGAVPGRTPEEVVADPRPWVPALVPGGVHESLIAAGLLAHPYRDRHEDDARWVEEQDWWFRTTLAGPGDLAADERLRLVFAGLDTVVELWLDGRPLAAHQNMFTPLVLDVTDALADGADHALLLRFAPPLAGLTVPPAVADLGQRLGAVFAQLGGEGDAAEDPGEGGGLPAMLPLATRRRKATFSWGWDFGPRLPSVGIWQRVTLVRERRAVVRDHHVRTLALTGGTAEVELLVEVDAVVAAPGRTAHVTLTAPSGRVLTAALPVEDGEARGRLVVEDAELWWTHDLGTPALHDVRVELREGDDVLDVRTDRVGLRTVALDRADDPEGGRLFRFVLNGVPLFARGACWIPADMMVGSVTAERYRALVGLARDANMTMLRIWGGGVYEHDAFYAATDELGVLVWHDFMFACTDYPSDDPELQREVAAEAEHQVRRLRNRASLALWSGNNEVHLIHGFAYQGYGPGGWGEHFFHEILPAAVERFDGSTPYWPGSPWGEDSAEGFMAVNGVLDGDRHAWEVWHGFDFGAGGGPYDSVGEARHYRRYANDRGKFVSEFGLHASPALATLERWVDQASLAVHSDAFDAHNKDHPKDKGDALLEIVTGLPTSMAEYVDFTMVSQAEGLKFGVEHYRRRQPHCSGTLVWQLNDVWPGFSWSVVDHDTVPKAGYYALRRAFAPVLASFRVDAAAGTAELWVTSSGTAPVRTTAVVTLAGFDGTEHLRVEVPVDVAAGASEVVWGWSGGPEGLSADRYLWVDAADGAFGPGRAFLAEIKDLPLGGGRLEHVVEVAGPGTLAVTLTSTGFSYLVRVTAPDHPAARFSDNYLDLRDGESVTVLVTGLPADAGVGAVAAGRYVGTGPTLTP encoded by the coding sequence ATGCCCCGCACCGCCGACGTCCGCCCGCCCCGCTCCAGCACCCCGGTCGAGGGCTTCGCGCTCCTCGGCGCGGTACCCGGCCGAACGCCCGAGGAGGTGGTGGCCGACCCGCGGCCGTGGGTGCCCGCGCTGGTCCCGGGCGGGGTGCACGAGTCGCTCATCGCCGCCGGCCTGCTGGCGCACCCCTACCGCGACCGGCACGAGGACGACGCCCGCTGGGTGGAGGAGCAGGACTGGTGGTTCCGCACCACGCTGGCCGGGCCGGGCGACCTGGCCGCCGACGAGCGGCTGCGGCTCGTCTTCGCCGGCCTCGACACCGTCGTCGAGCTGTGGCTGGACGGGCGGCCGCTCGCCGCCCACCAGAACATGTTCACCCCGCTCGTCCTCGACGTGACCGACGCGCTGGCCGACGGCGCCGACCACGCCCTGCTGCTCCGCTTCGCGCCCCCGCTCGCCGGCCTGACGGTGCCGCCCGCCGTCGCCGACCTGGGTCAGCGGCTGGGCGCGGTGTTCGCCCAGCTGGGCGGGGAGGGGGACGCGGCCGAGGACCCGGGCGAGGGCGGCGGTCTGCCGGCGATGCTCCCGCTGGCCACCCGTCGCCGCAAGGCGACGTTCTCCTGGGGCTGGGACTTCGGGCCGCGGCTGCCGTCGGTCGGGATCTGGCAGCGGGTCACGCTGGTCCGCGAGCGGCGGGCCGTGGTCCGCGACCACCACGTCCGCACCCTCGCCCTCACCGGCGGCACGGCGGAGGTCGAGCTGCTCGTCGAGGTCGACGCCGTGGTCGCGGCACCGGGCCGGACCGCGCACGTCACCCTGACCGCGCCCTCGGGCCGCGTCCTCACGGCCGCGCTGCCGGTGGAGGACGGGGAGGCCCGCGGCCGGCTCGTCGTCGAGGACGCGGAGCTGTGGTGGACCCACGACCTGGGCACCCCGGCCCTGCACGACGTCCGCGTCGAGCTGCGCGAGGGCGACGACGTGCTCGACGTCCGGACCGACCGCGTCGGGCTGCGGACGGTCGCCCTGGACCGCGCCGACGACCCCGAGGGCGGCCGGCTGTTCCGCTTCGTCCTCAACGGCGTCCCGCTGTTCGCCCGTGGAGCGTGCTGGATCCCGGCCGACATGATGGTCGGCTCGGTGACGGCCGAGCGGTACCGCGCCCTCGTCGGGCTGGCCCGCGACGCGAACATGACGATGCTGCGGATCTGGGGCGGCGGGGTCTACGAGCACGACGCCTTCTACGCGGCCACCGACGAGCTGGGCGTGCTCGTCTGGCACGACTTCATGTTCGCCTGCACCGACTACCCCAGCGACGACCCGGAGCTGCAGCGCGAGGTGGCGGCCGAGGCCGAGCACCAGGTGCGGCGGCTGCGCAACCGGGCCAGCCTGGCCCTGTGGAGCGGCAACAACGAGGTCCACCTCATCCACGGCTTCGCCTACCAGGGCTACGGACCGGGCGGCTGGGGCGAGCACTTCTTCCACGAGATCCTGCCCGCGGCGGTCGAGCGGTTCGACGGGAGCACGCCCTACTGGCCCGGCAGCCCGTGGGGCGAGGACTCCGCGGAGGGCTTCATGGCCGTCAACGGGGTCCTCGACGGGGACCGGCACGCCTGGGAGGTCTGGCACGGCTTCGACTTCGGCGCGGGCGGCGGCCCCTACGACTCCGTCGGCGAGGCCCGGCACTACCGGCGCTACGCCAACGACCGGGGCAAGTTCGTCAGCGAGTTCGGGCTGCACGCCTCGCCGGCCCTCGCGACGCTGGAGCGCTGGGTCGACCAGGCGTCCCTGGCGGTGCACAGCGACGCCTTCGACGCGCACAACAAGGACCACCCCAAGGACAAGGGCGACGCGCTGCTGGAGATCGTCACCGGCCTGCCCACCTCGATGGCCGAGTACGTCGACTTCACCATGGTGTCCCAGGCCGAGGGGCTGAAGTTCGGCGTCGAGCACTACCGGCGGCGCCAGCCGCACTGCAGCGGCACGCTGGTCTGGCAGCTGAACGACGTCTGGCCGGGGTTCAGCTGGTCGGTCGTCGACCACGACACCGTCCCCAAGGCCGGCTACTACGCGTTGCGCCGGGCCTTCGCCCCCGTGCTGGCCAGCTTCCGCGTCGACGCGGCGGCGGGCACGGCCGAGCTGTGGGTGACGTCCAGCGGCACCGCCCCGGTCCGGACGACGGCCGTCGTCACCCTGGCCGGCTTCGACGGGACCGAGCACCTGCGCGTCGAGGTCCCGGTCGACGTGGCGGCGGGCGCGTCGGAGGTGGTCTGGGGCTGGTCGGGCGGACCGGAAGGGCTGAGCGCGGACCGCTACCTGTGGGTGGACGCGGCCGACGGCGCGTTCGGGCCCGGCCGGGCCTTCCTGGCCGAGATCAAGGACCTGCCGCTCGGCGGCGGCCGGCTGGAGCACGTCGTCGAGGTGGCCGGGCCGGGGACGCTCGCGGTGACGCTGACGTCGACGGGGTTCAGCTACCTGGTGCGGGTGACGGCGCCGGACCACCCGGCCGCCCGGTTCAGCGACAACTACCTCGACCTGCGCGACGGGGAGTCGGTGACGGTGCTGGTCACCGGGCTGCCGGCCGACGCCGGGGTGGGGGCGGTGGCCGCCGGCCGCTACGTCGGGACGGGTCCTACGCTGACGCCATGA